In one Aquabacterium sp. OR-4 genomic region, the following are encoded:
- a CDS encoding replication-associated recombination protein A, translating to MTRSLAAAPQDSLFDPAPLPPAAAAPGSASAPLAGQATAQALAQVPLAERLRPHQLDEVIGQSHLLGEGKPLRLAFQSGRPHSMIFWGPPGVGKTTLARLTAHAFECEFIALSAVFSGVKDIRAAMEQAQAHLSRGQRTILFVDEIHRFNKSQQDALLPHVESGLFTFIGATTENPSFEVNSALLSRAQVYVLKSLDEAELRQLLERARASALADLAFDEAAITTLVGYADGDARRLLNLLEQCHTAAGAAGRSAVDAAFVTDALSLNARRFDKGGDNFYDQISALHKSVRGSSPDGALYWLSRMLDGGADPRYLSRRIVRMAWEDIGLADPRAMQIANDAAATFERLGSPEGELALGQAVVYLAIAPKSNAGYNAYNAARAFVKGDGSREVPVHLRNAPTRLMKELGYGHAYRYAHDEPHAYAAGETYLPDGMPEPHWYQPVPRGLEAKIADKLAFLRQLDEAAGKP from the coding sequence ATGACCCGCTCGCTGGCCGCTGCACCGCAGGATTCGCTGTTCGACCCCGCGCCGCTGCCGCCCGCCGCGGCCGCCCCCGGTTCAGCGTCGGCGCCGCTGGCAGGCCAGGCGACGGCGCAGGCGCTTGCCCAGGTGCCGCTGGCCGAGCGCCTGCGCCCGCACCAGCTCGACGAGGTGATCGGCCAGTCGCACCTGCTGGGCGAGGGCAAGCCGCTGCGCCTGGCCTTCCAGTCGGGCCGGCCGCACTCGATGATCTTCTGGGGCCCGCCGGGCGTGGGCAAGACCACGCTGGCGCGCCTGACCGCGCATGCCTTCGAGTGCGAGTTCATCGCACTGTCGGCGGTGTTCTCGGGCGTCAAAGACATCCGTGCCGCGATGGAGCAGGCGCAGGCGCACCTGTCGCGCGGCCAGCGCACGATCCTGTTCGTTGATGAGATCCACCGCTTCAACAAGTCACAGCAGGACGCGCTGCTGCCGCATGTGGAGTCGGGCCTGTTCACCTTCATCGGCGCCACCACCGAGAACCCGTCCTTCGAAGTGAACTCGGCGCTGCTGTCGCGTGCCCAGGTGTATGTGCTGAAGTCGCTCGACGAGGCCGAGCTGCGCCAGCTGCTCGAACGCGCCCGCGCCAGCGCGCTGGCCGACCTGGCCTTTGACGAGGCCGCCATCACCACCCTGGTGGGCTACGCCGACGGCGATGCGCGCCGCCTGCTGAACCTGCTGGAGCAATGCCACACGGCGGCCGGAGCGGCCGGCCGCAGCGCGGTGGACGCGGCCTTCGTCACCGATGCGCTGAGCCTCAACGCGCGCCGCTTCGACAAGGGCGGCGACAACTTCTACGACCAGATCTCGGCGCTGCACAAGTCGGTGCGCGGCTCCAGCCCCGACGGCGCGCTGTACTGGCTGAGCCGCATGCTCGATGGCGGCGCCGACCCGCGCTACCTGTCGCGCCGCATCGTGCGCATGGCCTGGGAGGACATCGGCCTGGCCGATCCGCGCGCCATGCAGATCGCCAACGACGCCGCCGCCACCTTCGAGCGCCTGGGCAGCCCCGAGGGCGAGCTGGCGCTGGGCCAGGCGGTGGTCTACCTGGCCATCGCGCCCAAGAGCAATGCCGGCTACAACGCCTACAACGCCGCGCGGGCCTTCGTGAAGGGTGACGGCAGCCGCGAGGTGCCGGTGCACCTGCGCAATGCCCCCACCCGGCTGATGAAGGAGCTGGGCTACGGCCACGCCTACCGCTATGCCCACGACGAGCCGCATGCCTATGCGGCCGGCGAGACCTACCTGCCCGACGGCATGCCCGAGCCGCACTGGTACCAGCCGGTGCCGCGCGGCCTGGAGGCCAAGATCGCCGACAAGCTGGCCTTTTTGCGCCAGCTGGACGAGGCCGCCGGCAAGCCTTGA
- a CDS encoding chemotaxis protein CheW: MSAINAVESQAVNHAAQSAVRGAPREVLSFKLGAEEYGIDILKVQEIRGYESPTRIANAPQFMKGVVNLRGVIVPIVDMRVRFALDEVRYDAFTVVIILNVANRTVGIVVDSVSDVLDLGGEQIKPAPEFHGSIDASYITGLGTVKSGDVERMLILLDIEQMMSSPEMGLTDHFAH, encoded by the coding sequence ATGAGCGCGATCAACGCCGTCGAATCCCAAGCCGTCAACCACGCTGCGCAGTCTGCCGTGCGCGGGGCGCCAAGAGAGGTTCTGTCGTTCAAGCTCGGCGCCGAGGAATACGGCATCGACATCCTGAAGGTGCAGGAAATCCGCGGCTACGAGTCGCCCACCCGCATTGCCAACGCACCGCAGTTCATGAAGGGCGTGGTCAACCTGCGCGGCGTGATCGTGCCCATAGTCGACATGCGCGTGCGCTTTGCGCTCGACGAGGTGCGCTACGACGCGTTCACCGTGGTCATCATCCTCAACGTGGCCAACCGCACGGTGGGCATCGTGGTCGACTCGGTCAGCGACGTGCTCGACCTGGGCGGCGAGCAGATCAAGCCGGCGCCCGAGTTCCACGGCAGCATCGACGCCAGCTACATCACCGGCCTGGGCACGGTGAAGAGCGGCGATGTCGAGCGCATGCTGATCCTGCTGGACATCGAGCAGATGATGAGCAGCCCCGAGATGGGCCTCACCGACCACTTCGCGCACTGA
- the lolA gene encoding outer membrane lipoprotein chaperone LolA — MRHAPTPMRPMRRGLLALAAVAALAALAAGPARADAVDALREFVRDVKTARAQFTQTVSSPDGARKRISSGSFAFQRPDRFRFAYEKPYQQLIVGDGQKVWLFDADLNQVTVRAADKAVGGTPAALLAGGGLERDFNLKAQPAADGLDWVLATPKAAEGTVRQLRVGFKGRELAALEITDSFGQRSLLQFSGLQQGLVLPAETFRFEPPKGAELMTQ; from the coding sequence ATGAGACACGCCCCCACCCCGATGCGGCCCATGCGCCGCGGCCTGCTGGCCCTGGCCGCCGTGGCGGCGCTGGCGGCGCTGGCCGCCGGCCCGGCGCGCGCCGATGCCGTGGATGCGTTGCGCGAGTTCGTGCGCGACGTGAAGACCGCGCGCGCGCAGTTCACGCAGACGGTCAGCTCGCCCGATGGCGCCAGAAAACGAATCTCGTCGGGCAGCTTCGCGTTCCAGCGGCCCGACCGCTTTCGCTTCGCCTACGAGAAGCCCTACCAGCAGCTGATCGTCGGTGACGGCCAGAAGGTGTGGCTGTTCGATGCCGACCTGAACCAGGTGACGGTGCGCGCGGCCGACAAGGCCGTGGGCGGCACGCCGGCGGCGCTGCTGGCCGGCGGCGGGCTCGAGCGCGACTTCAACCTCAAGGCGCAGCCGGCCGCCGATGGTCTGGACTGGGTGCTGGCCACGCCCAAGGCGGCCGAAGGCACGGTGCGCCAGCTGCGAGTGGGCTTCAAGGGCCGCGAGCTGGCGGCGCTCGAGATCACCGACAGCTTCGGCCAGCGCTCGCTGCTGCAGTTCAGCGGCCTGCAGCAGGGGCTGGTGCTGCCGGCCGAGACCTTCCGCTTCGAGCCGCCCAAGGGCGCCGAGCTGATGACGCAGTGA
- a CDS encoding DNA translocase FtsK, translating to MTYPLGSLRGEGAAGLASQRSADAAATPSRLRAQFALLVGGLLWLLALLALATHNAADPGFSTSGTGGATANRAGLLGAWFSDLSLFVFGYSVWWLMLASARAWLATLARWLRGEQGADAVSRPEWAVWLGVAMLMLGSCGLEWTRLYRLDGILPGGQAGGVLGAVVGQLSMKWLGFAGSGVLWIALGVVGAALALQFSWARAADRLGTAIEGLWQRREQAREVKEDLRIAEEMTREREQVVEEDRAEIEDHVPIVIEREVVEVPKSARVAKERQQPLFKEISDTKLPQVDLLDSAPARQDSVSADSLEMTSRLIEKKLRDFGVEVRVVAASPGPVITRYEIEPATGVKGSQVVNLAKDLARALSLVSIRVVETIPGKNTMALELPNAKRQMIRLAEILGSEVYNSAASQLTMGLGKDIIGAPMVADLAKMPHCLVAGTTGSGKSVGINAMILSLLYKAEARDVRLILIDPKMLEMSVYEGIPHLLCPVVTDMKQAANALNWCVGEMERRYKLMSKMGVRNLAGYNKKIDEAAAREEKIPNPFSLTPEEPEPLERLPYTVVVIDELADLMMVVGKKIEELIARLAQKARAAGIHLILATQRPSVDVITGLIKANIPTRLSFQVSSKIDSRTILDQMGAEALLGQGDMLYLTPGGGIPVRVHGAFVSDDEVHRVVEYLKSQGEPNYIEGILEGGVLDGDADGGGGPGGGGGGGDAESDPMYDQAVAVVIEHKKASISLVQRHLRIGYNRAARLLEQMEKSGLVSNMATNGNRELLLPKRDE from the coding sequence ATGACTTATCCGCTCGGTTCCCTGCGCGGCGAGGGTGCTGCGGGCCTGGCCTCGCAGCGCAGCGCTGACGCGGCCGCCACGCCCTCGCGCCTGCGGGCGCAGTTCGCGCTGCTGGTGGGCGGCCTGCTGTGGCTGCTGGCCCTGCTGGCCCTGGCCACGCACAACGCCGCCGACCCCGGCTTCTCCACATCGGGCACGGGCGGCGCCACCGCCAACCGCGCCGGCCTGCTGGGGGCCTGGTTCTCCGACCTGAGCCTGTTCGTCTTTGGCTACTCGGTGTGGTGGCTGATGCTGGCCAGCGCGCGCGCCTGGCTGGCCACGCTGGCGCGCTGGCTGCGTGGCGAGCAGGGCGCCGACGCCGTGAGCCGCCCCGAGTGGGCCGTGTGGCTGGGCGTGGCGATGCTGATGCTGGGCAGCTGCGGCCTCGAATGGACGCGCCTGTACCGCCTGGACGGCATCCTGCCCGGGGGCCAGGCCGGTGGCGTGCTGGGCGCGGTGGTGGGCCAGCTGTCGATGAAGTGGCTGGGCTTTGCCGGCTCGGGCGTGCTGTGGATCGCGCTGGGCGTGGTGGGCGCGGCGCTGGCGCTGCAGTTCTCGTGGGCCCGCGCGGCCGACCGGCTGGGCACCGCCATCGAGGGCCTGTGGCAGCGCCGTGAGCAGGCGCGCGAGGTCAAGGAAGACCTGCGCATCGCCGAGGAGATGACCCGCGAGCGCGAGCAGGTGGTCGAGGAAGACCGCGCCGAGATCGAGGACCACGTGCCCATCGTGATCGAGCGCGAGGTGGTCGAGGTGCCCAAGAGCGCGCGCGTGGCCAAGGAGCGCCAGCAGCCGCTGTTCAAGGAAATCTCCGACACCAAGCTGCCGCAGGTGGACCTGCTCGATTCGGCGCCCGCGCGCCAGGACTCGGTGTCGGCCGATTCGCTGGAGATGACCAGCCGGCTGATCGAGAAGAAGCTGCGCGACTTTGGTGTGGAGGTGCGCGTGGTGGCGGCCAGCCCGGGCCCGGTGATCACGCGCTATGAGATCGAGCCGGCCACCGGCGTGAAGGGTTCGCAGGTGGTGAACCTGGCCAAGGACCTGGCGCGCGCGCTGTCGCTGGTGAGCATCCGCGTGGTCGAGACCATTCCCGGCAAGAACACCATGGCGCTGGAGCTGCCCAACGCCAAGCGGCAGATGATCCGGCTGGCCGAGATCCTGGGCAGCGAGGTCTACAACAGCGCGGCCAGCCAGCTCACCATGGGCCTGGGCAAGGACATCATCGGCGCGCCGATGGTGGCTGACCTGGCCAAGATGCCGCACTGCCTGGTGGCCGGCACCACCGGCTCGGGCAAGAGCGTGGGCATCAACGCGATGATCTTGAGCCTGCTCTACAAGGCCGAGGCGCGCGATGTGCGCCTGATCCTGATCGACCCGAAGATGCTGGAGATGAGCGTCTACGAGGGCATTCCGCACCTGCTGTGCCCGGTGGTCACCGACATGAAGCAGGCCGCCAACGCGCTGAACTGGTGCGTGGGCGAGATGGAGCGGCGCTACAAGCTCATGTCCAAGATGGGCGTGCGCAACCTGGCCGGCTACAACAAGAAGATCGACGAGGCCGCGGCGCGCGAGGAGAAGATCCCCAACCCGTTCAGCCTGACGCCCGAGGAGCCCGAGCCGCTCGAGCGCCTGCCCTACACGGTGGTGGTGATCGACGAACTGGCCGACCTGATGATGGTGGTGGGCAAGAAGATCGAGGAGCTGATCGCCCGCCTGGCGCAAAAGGCGCGCGCCGCCGGCATCCACCTGATCCTGGCCACGCAGCGGCCCAGCGTGGACGTGATCACCGGCCTGATCAAGGCCAACATCCCCACGCGCCTGAGCTTCCAGGTCAGCAGCAAGATCGACAGCCGCACCATCCTCGACCAGATGGGTGCCGAGGCGCTGCTGGGCCAGGGCGACATGCTCTACCTGACGCCCGGCGGCGGCATCCCGGTGCGGGTGCATGGCGCCTTCGTCAGCGACGACGAGGTGCACCGCGTGGTCGAGTACCTCAAGAGCCAGGGCGAGCCCAACTACATCGAGGGCATCCTCGAGGGCGGCGTGCTCGATGGCGATGCCGACGGCGGGGGTGGGCCTGGCGGCGGCGGTGGCGGCGGCGATGCCGAGAGCGACCCGATGTACGACCAGGCCGTGGCCGTGGTGATCGAGCACAAGAAGGCCAGCATCTCGCTGGTGCAGCGCCATCTGCGCATCGGCTACAACCGCGCCGCCCGCCTGCTGGAACAAATGGAGAAATCCGGTCTCGTATCCAACATGGCCACCAACGGCAACCGCGAACTGCTGCTGCCCAAGCGCGACGAATGA
- a CDS encoding Crp/Fnr family transcriptional regulator, with translation MSMLSNLDLIRRVPLFSMLTNDQAQAIADSVVKRRFRRGELVVEQGRKSNALFILLNGRARVLTADNRGREVILAVLEAGDYVGEMSLIDNEAHSATVRCEVQTDMLILGRADFQRCLPEHSSLSYSILRGLVRRLRHADRQIESLALLDVYGRVARTLLEMAEDVNGVKIIRSKVSRQDMAKVVGASREMVSRVMKDLEERGVIETQENGSVIIKERATQE, from the coding sequence ATGTCGATGTTGAGCAACCTGGATCTGATCCGGCGCGTGCCACTGTTCTCGATGCTGACCAATGATCAGGCGCAGGCGATCGCCGACAGCGTGGTCAAGCGGCGTTTTCGCCGCGGCGAGCTGGTGGTGGAGCAGGGCCGCAAGAGCAACGCGCTGTTCATCCTGCTCAACGGCCGGGCCCGCGTGCTCACCGCCGACAACCGCGGCCGCGAGGTCATCCTGGCGGTGCTGGAGGCCGGCGACTACGTGGGCGAGATGAGCCTGATCGACAACGAGGCGCATTCGGCCACGGTGCGCTGCGAGGTGCAGACCGACATGCTGATCCTGGGCCGCGCCGATTTCCAGCGCTGCCTGCCCGAGCATTCGTCGCTGAGCTATTCCATCCTGCGCGGCCTGGTGCGGCGCCTGCGCCATGCCGACCGGCAGATCGAATCGCTGGCGCTGCTGGACGTGTACGGCCGCGTGGCGCGCACGCTGCTGGAGATGGCCGAAGACGTCAACGGCGTCAAGATCATCCGCAGCAAGGTGTCGCGCCAGGACATGGCCAAGGTGGTGGGCGCCTCGCGCGAGATGGTCAGCCGGGTCATGAAGGACCTGGAGGAGCGCGGCGTCATCGAGACCCAGGAAAACGGCTCGGTGATCATCAAGGAACGTGCTACCCAGGAGTAG
- the trxB gene encoding thioredoxin-disulfide reductase, producing the protein MSATPTHAQLLILGSGPAGYTAAIYAARANLKPLLVTGMAQGGQLMTTTEVDNWPADVMGVQGPELMERFQKHAERFNTQIVFDHINQVDFSKRPFTLTGDSATYTCDALVIATGASAKYLGLPSEQAFMGRGVSGCATCDGFFYRGDVVAVVGGGNTAVEEALYLSNIASTVHLVHRRDKFRAEPIMIDKLMDKVAAGKIVLHTHRVLDEVLGDPSGVTGVRLKAVDGSASEELALKGCFIAIGHQPNTEIFQGQLEMKDGYIVTRSGLNGLATMTSVPGVFAAGDVQDHIYRQAITSAGTGCMAALDAQRFLEQQG; encoded by the coding sequence ATGAGCGCTACTCCCACCCACGCCCAGCTGCTGATCCTGGGCTCCGGCCCGGCCGGCTACACCGCGGCCATCTACGCCGCCCGCGCCAACCTGAAGCCCCTGCTGGTCACCGGCATGGCCCAGGGCGGCCAGCTGATGACCACCACCGAGGTCGACAACTGGCCCGCCGACGTGATGGGCGTGCAGGGCCCCGAGCTGATGGAGCGCTTCCAGAAGCACGCCGAGCGCTTCAACACGCAGATCGTGTTCGACCACATCAACCAGGTCGACTTCTCGAAGCGCCCGTTCACCCTCACCGGCGATTCGGCCACCTACACCTGCGATGCGCTGGTGATCGCCACCGGCGCCTCGGCCAAGTACCTGGGCCTGCCCAGCGAGCAGGCCTTCATGGGCCGCGGCGTGTCGGGCTGCGCCACCTGCGACGGCTTCTTCTACCGCGGCGACGTGGTGGCGGTGGTGGGCGGCGGCAACACCGCGGTCGAGGAGGCGCTGTACCTGTCCAACATCGCCAGCACCGTGCACCTGGTGCACCGCCGCGACAAGTTCCGCGCCGAGCCGATCATGATCGACAAGCTGATGGACAAGGTGGCGGCCGGCAAGATCGTGCTGCACACCCACCGCGTGCTCGACGAGGTGCTGGGCGACCCCAGCGGCGTGACCGGCGTGCGCCTGAAGGCCGTGGACGGCAGCGCCAGCGAAGAGCTCGCGCTCAAGGGCTGCTTCATCGCCATCGGCCACCAGCCCAACACCGAGATCTTCCAGGGCCAGCTGGAGATGAAGGACGGCTACATCGTCACCCGTTCGGGCCTCAACGGCCTGGCCACGATGACCAGCGTGCCCGGCGTGTTTGCCGCCGGCGATGTGCAGGACCACATCTACCGCCAGGCCATCACCTCGGCCGGCACCGGCTGCATGGCGGCACTCGACGCCCAGCGCTTTCTCGAGCAGCAGGGCTGA